The sequence AAATCCGATGGAAGCTGTAGAGTTTGCAAAAAAATACTCAGATGAAAACAGCCTTATCTTTATAACAGGCTCACTGTATTTAGTAGGAGAAGTGTTAGATGGATGGAATTCTTCTGATAGATAAACCTAAGTTTATAACCTCAAACGATTTAGTAATAAAAGTAAAAAAACATTTAAATGAAAAAGTTGGACATACTGGAATATTAGATTATGCAGCTTCTGGACTTATGGTCTTAACCGTAGGTAAAGCAACAAAATTCACCCAATTTTTTCAAGGACTTGATAAACAGTACATAGCAGAAGGAAAGTTAGGAGAGATAACAGATACTTACGACTCTCAAGGTAAAGTAATCCAGTCAAAACCTGTAAATATTACTCACCAGCAGTTGATAGAAGTAATAAACTCTTTTATAGGAGAATACGACCAACTTCCACCACCTTACAGTGCAAAAAAAATTCAAGGAAAAAGAGCATATCAACTAGCAAAAAAAGGAATAAATCCAGAATTAAAGCCTGTAAGAGTAAAAATATACAACATACAGATATTAGAGATAAACCTTCCTTATTTTAAAATAAAAGTAGATTGCTCATCAGGTACTTACATCAGGTCTTTAATAAAAGATATAGGAGATAAGCTAAATACTGGAGCTTATATGAGTGATTTGATAAGAACAAAGATAGGAGAGTTTAAATTAGAAGATGCTTTAAAACTACAAGAGATTTTAGATAAAAAAGACTTTAAGTTAATACCGTTAAAAGAAGCTCTTTACTTTTTTGAAGAAATACAGTTAACACCACAGTTAGAAAGAGCCTTTAAGCACGGTCAAAAGATAAAACTTGACGCAGATTTAAAAGGAATGTTTAAAGTGGTAAATCAGGAAGGACAGCTCCTTGGACTTGGGAAAATAGAAGAAGGAATATTAAAACCAGAGATTGTTTTGAGTTAGCATTTTCTAACTAACTGTATAACTGATATAATAATGCAAAATTTCTATTTAAGAGGTTTTACTTTTAATGTGGATACTTGGACAGCACGACGAAGGATATAGAAAAACAAGAAAATCGGTTTTAGAGCTTGTAGGAAATACACCATTAGTTAAGCTAAGCCGTTGTCTTCCTGACGATATAAAGAAAAAAAATATCGAAATATATGCAAAACTTGAAAGTTATAACCCTGGAGGGTCTGTTAAAGATCGCCCAGCAACAAGAATGATTTTAGAAGCAATAAATAGTGGAAAATTAACAAAAGATAAAGTAATAATAGATGCAACCTCTGGAAACACAGGAATAGCACTTGCAATGGTAGGAACCGCTTTAGGATACCAAGTAGAACTTGCAATGCCTGCAAACGTAAGTGAAGAAAGAAAAAGAATAATCAAAGCCTTTGGAGCAAAGATACATTTTACAAACCCCCTTGAAAGTACAGATGGAGCAATTATTTATGTTAGAAAACTTGTAGAAAAGTATCCTGATAAATACTACTACATAGACCAGTACAACAACGATGCAAACTGGAAGGCACACTTTGACTCAACAGCTGTTGAAATATGGAATCAAACCGGAGGAAAGATAACCCATTTTGTAGCTGGAATAGGAACAGGTGGAACTGTAATGGGAACAGGTAGAAGATTAAAGATATTTAACCCTGATATTCGAGTGATAGGAGTTCAGCCAGACAGCCCATTCCACGGTATTGAAGGATTAAAGTATATAGAAACCTCTATAAAACCAGGTATATTTGACGAAAACAGATTAGACAGAACAATGTTTATAGGAACAGACATCGCATACCAGAGGGCAAGGGAGTTATCAAGGTTAGAAGGAATTTTTGTAGGACAGTCTTCTGGAGCTGCCTTTGAAGCTGCTATACAAATAGCAAGAGAGATAGAGGAAGGAGTTATAGTATTTATCTGTCCTGATGGTGGAGAAAAATACTTAACAACGGCGCTTTACGACTATGAGTAAAAAAATATCCTGTGTAGTCTTAGCTGGTGGTCAAAGTAAGCGAATGGGAACTGATAAAGCCTTTTTGGCGTATAAAGATAAAACCTTTTTACAGACTATAGTAGAAAAACTATCAAAAAAGTGTGATGAAATAATTTTAAGTGTAAATAAAGACCCTCGAATCTACATAGACCACTTAAAGCCACATAAAGTCAAAGTAGTAAAAGACTTACATCCTTACGAAGGACCATTAAATGCTATACTTTCTGTATCAGAGCATATAAAAAATCCTTATGTATTTATAGCAACTTGTGATACGCCTTTACTTAACGAAAATTTGATAGATATTTATATGTCTATAATAGATGAGTTTGATGCTGTTATTCCACAAGTACACGGTAAATTTCAGCCACTTAACACTCTTTACACTAAAAAAAGCTTATTAAAAGTCAAAAACCTATACCCAGAGATAAAATCTCTTAATCAGTGGATAAAAAACTTAAAAAGGGTTTTAGTTGTTAACGAAGAAGTTATCCAAAACTTTGACCCAGACTTACTTACGTACAAAAGTGTAAACACACCTGAAGACTACGAGAGATTGATTAAGTATGGCCTTTAAAGTTTTCTTCTCTTATATTTATGTTATAATCTATTGAGTTTGGAGGTAAAAAAGATGGAATTTTTAAAAAGAGAAGAGGCTCCTTTAACTGCAACTGATTGGGAAAGGCTTGATAAGATTGTTATAGAAACAGTAAAGAGAAATCTTGTAGGAAGAAGATTTATTGAGTTATCTGGACCCTACGATGCAGGCGTTCAGTTTGTTCCTCAGGATATCATTGAATCTGGAAACAGTGGTGCTTGCGGTTTATTTGGCGAAAGTGATTGTGGAGTTGTAAAAGTAAAAGAAAGAAAATTTTTGCCCTTGCCTATAATATACAAGGATTTTAAAATCCATTGGAGAGATATAGAAACGGCAAAAAAGTTAGGAGTTCCTTTAGACTTTAGCGTTGCAGCCGTTGCAGCTTCTGACGTAGCGTTAACAGAAGATAAACTTATATTCCATGGAGATAAAGAAACAGGTTTTGAAGGTCTTTTGAATGTTAAAGGAAGGAATGTATGTAAAATAAAGGATTGGAGTAAGGAAGGAGAGGCTTTTTCTAATATATTAGAGGCAGTTGTAAAACTAAATGAGTTAGGATTTTACTCTAATTTTGCTTTAGTTTTAAATCCAAAAGACTATGCAAACCTACACAGACTTTACGGAAACAGTGGAGTTTTAGAAATAGAGCACATAAAAAAACTTTTTGATGTAGGAGTATTTACAGCTCCTGTTGTTCCTCAAAACAAAGCGGTTTTAGTTGCAACTGGAATAGAAAATATGGATATTTTTGTATCTCAAGATGTTATAACAGCCTATGTTAATTATGACAGTATGGACCATTACTTTAGAATTTTTGAGATAGTTGCCCTTCGTATAAAAAGACCAGAAAGTATATGTACAATTGAGTAAAAATACTTATTTTATAGGAGGATATATGAAAAAGTTTGTAGCGGTTTTATCGGTTGTTTTTTTTATGGCTTTATCTGTAGCTGTAAAAGCAGCTGACCTTGTTTTCATTGACGTTCAACCTGTGGTAAACAACTCTAAAGCTGGTAAAGATGCTCAGGCTCTTTTAGAAGAAGCAGGGAAAAAAGCTCAAGCAGAAGTTGAAGCAAAACAAAAAACTTTAAAGCAAGACCAGAAATCCCAAGAAGAGTTCCAAGCCTTTGCCATTCAAAAACAGCAGGAAGTTTTAAAAAGAAGAGATGAACTTCTTGGACAGTTTATGAAGTTAGTTCAAGAAAATTTAGAAAGCTTTGCAAAAGAAAAGAATTACTCTCTCATAATAGACAAGCAAGCAGTTTTATACGGAAAACCTGAACTTGACAAAACACAAGAGTTTTTAAACTACTTTGATTCCAAGTACGAAAAAGGTCCAAAAATAAAGTAAACTTAATAAAACATTCATAAAATATTAACACCTCCTCGGTAGAATTAATACAAATACTGTAGGAGGTGTTTAGTATGAAAATCTTAGAAGACCTAAAAATCCAATTTAAAGAAGTAGAGTTTGTATGTAAGTGTGGTAAATTACAAAAAACAGTTATTTTAGTAGGAAATGATTATGGATTTGAAACTGCTGTTTGTGAAAACTGTAAGAGAAGAAACTTTATAGAGTTTGACAACGGACTTGTAAAAGTTAAGTCTCTTTAAAAAGAAGAGAAAACAAAACCATACTTAAAACATTTACTAAAAATCCAACTATGACAGCTTCATACTCCAAACCAATTAGAAAGTTTACGAAAAACCAAGTTAGAAATCCTATAATAATTGAAGCTACTGCTCCTGCCTTGTTTGATTTGCTCCAGTATATTCCCAGTATAAACGGAGAGAACAATGAAACCAATGTGATAATTGAAGAGGTTGCAACAAGCTGATAGATACTCTCTCCAGAAAAAGCTAATAAAAGAGAAATTATACTTATAATTAAAACAGAAGATCTACTTAGAGTTAGTAATGCACTTTCAGAAAATGTTTTGAAAATTTTTGGAAGAATATTATTACTTAAAAGAGCAGATGGAGCCAAAATAGCAGCAGAAGCTGTACTTAAAATAGCTGACATCAATCCTGCAAAGAATATTGTTTTGATGTAATCGTTTGTATATAGAGAAATATAATCAATCAAAGTATTTTTACTTTCAAACCCTAAGCTAAATTTTATTATTAACACTGTAAAAAGAGGAATTAAAGCGACAGTTAAGTACATTAAACCCGCTAAAATAGAGGATTTAAAAGCAACGTCTTCACTCTTAGAAGACATATACCTTTGAAACAATTCCTGTCCTGGAATAGACCCAAGACTAATAGTAATCAAGCCTGCTATATACATTATAATATCTTTGTAGTTAAGCTCTGGAATTAGACTGTAATACGATGGTGGAATTTTTTTAAAAGCGCTAAACCCACCTGCCAAAATTATCACATCAAAAAAAACAAATAAAATACTAAAGATTATCACAATTGTTTGGATAAAATCAGTCAAAGCTATAGCCCACATACCTCCAAGGTATGTCAAAATCAAGACAATGAAA is a genomic window of Sulfurihydrogenibium subterraneum DSM 15120 containing:
- a CDS encoding sodium:solute symporter family protein; translation: MIWFIFGYLLLLIGIGLFSKKLIKTGRDYLLAGQSLPLSLSTFALFATWFGSETILGATDEVLKGGFVKVIEEPFGAALCLILAGFLIVKPIYRMGLTTFGDFFRVKYGEKVEILATLMLIISYFGWIAAQFVAFGLIFKAITNFSFEVSILIGFFIVLILTYLGGMWAIALTDFIQTIVIIFSILFVFFDVIILAGGFSAFKKIPPSYYSLIPELNYKDIIMYIAGLITISLGSIPGQELFQRYMSSKSEDVAFKSSILAGLMYLTVALIPLFTVLIIKFSLGFESKNTLIDYISLYTNDYIKTIFFAGLMSAILSTASAAILAPSALLSNNILPKIFKTFSESALLTLSRSSVLIISIISLLLAFSGESIYQLVATSSIITLVSLFSPFILGIYWSKSNKAGAVASIIIGFLTWFFVNFLIGLEYEAVIVGFLVNVLSMVLFSLLFKET
- a CDS encoding OmpH family outer membrane protein — encoded protein: MKKFVAVLSVVFFMALSVAVKAADLVFIDVQPVVNNSKAGKDAQALLEEAGKKAQAEVEAKQKTLKQDQKSQEEFQAFAIQKQQEVLKRRDELLGQFMKLVQENLESFAKEKNYSLIIDKQAVLYGKPELDKTQEFLNYFDSKYEKGPKIK
- the truB gene encoding tRNA pseudouridine(55) synthase TruB — its product is MDGILLIDKPKFITSNDLVIKVKKHLNEKVGHTGILDYAASGLMVLTVGKATKFTQFFQGLDKQYIAEGKLGEITDTYDSQGKVIQSKPVNITHQQLIEVINSFIGEYDQLPPPYSAKKIQGKRAYQLAKKGINPELKPVRVKIYNIQILEINLPYFKIKVDCSSGTYIRSLIKDIGDKLNTGAYMSDLIRTKIGEFKLEDALKLQEILDKKDFKLIPLKEALYFFEEIQLTPQLERAFKHGQKIKLDADLKGMFKVVNQEGQLLGLGKIEEGILKPEIVLS
- the mobA gene encoding molybdenum cofactor guanylyltransferase, with protein sequence MSKKISCVVLAGGQSKRMGTDKAFLAYKDKTFLQTIVEKLSKKCDEIILSVNKDPRIYIDHLKPHKVKVVKDLHPYEGPLNAILSVSEHIKNPYVFIATCDTPLLNENLIDIYMSIIDEFDAVIPQVHGKFQPLNTLYTKKSLLKVKNLYPEIKSLNQWIKNLKRVLVVNEEVIQNFDPDLLTYKSVNTPEDYERLIKYGL
- the cysM gene encoding cysteine synthase B gives rise to the protein MWILGQHDEGYRKTRKSVLELVGNTPLVKLSRCLPDDIKKKNIEIYAKLESYNPGGSVKDRPATRMILEAINSGKLTKDKVIIDATSGNTGIALAMVGTALGYQVELAMPANVSEERKRIIKAFGAKIHFTNPLESTDGAIIYVRKLVEKYPDKYYYIDQYNNDANWKAHFDSTAVEIWNQTGGKITHFVAGIGTGGTVMGTGRRLKIFNPDIRVIGVQPDSPFHGIEGLKYIETSIKPGIFDENRLDRTMFIGTDIAYQRARELSRLEGIFVGQSSGAAFEAAIQIAREIEEGVIVFICPDGGEKYLTTALYDYE
- a CDS encoding family 1 encapsulin nanocompartment shell protein; this encodes MEFLKREEAPLTATDWERLDKIVIETVKRNLVGRRFIELSGPYDAGVQFVPQDIIESGNSGACGLFGESDCGVVKVKERKFLPLPIIYKDFKIHWRDIETAKKLGVPLDFSVAAVAASDVALTEDKLIFHGDKETGFEGLLNVKGRNVCKIKDWSKEGEAFSNILEAVVKLNELGFYSNFALVLNPKDYANLHRLYGNSGVLEIEHIKKLFDVGVFTAPVVPQNKAVLVATGIENMDIFVSQDVITAYVNYDSMDHYFRIFEIVALRIKRPESICTIE